In one Flavobacteriales bacterium genomic region, the following are encoded:
- a CDS encoding DUF2167 domain-containing protein, with translation MKTHPRILPLLLIALVPACLLAQDSTALYSDDGERDHEAYIDSLIGAFAFVEGEAKLAEGAATLTVPPGYKFLGAEQAEQLVVEVWENPPGIAEDLLGVVMPADAGVYDDVPSYILYYERIGYVRDEDADGIDYDAKLKEMLREDSIANEQRRADGYGSLLLVGWAAPPYYDKERKALHWAKEMVSESSDRNVLNYNIRILGRHGVLVINAVSGMDHLEMVQAELPLILGMARFNDGHRYEQFDPATDAVADQGLDGLIDGKTRERVKEVIGLAVKVAIGAFLGLLLLLIGIWFLFIRKRR, from the coding sequence ATGAAGACCCACCCCCGAATCCTGCCGCTGCTCCTGATCGCCCTGGTGCCGGCCTGCCTGCTTGCGCAGGACAGCACCGCCCTCTACAGCGATGACGGCGAGCGCGACCATGAAGCCTATATCGATTCGCTGATCGGCGCGTTCGCCTTCGTCGAGGGTGAGGCTAAGCTGGCGGAGGGAGCCGCCACCCTCACCGTGCCGCCGGGCTACAAATTCCTGGGAGCAGAGCAGGCGGAGCAGCTCGTGGTGGAGGTGTGGGAGAACCCGCCGGGCATCGCAGAGGACCTGCTCGGCGTGGTGATGCCGGCCGACGCCGGCGTGTACGACGACGTTCCGTCCTACATCCTCTACTACGAGCGCATCGGCTATGTGCGCGATGAGGATGCCGATGGCATCGACTACGATGCGAAGCTCAAGGAGATGCTGCGCGAGGACAGCATCGCCAACGAACAGCGGCGCGCCGACGGCTACGGTTCGCTCCTCCTGGTGGGCTGGGCAGCGCCGCCGTACTATGACAAGGAGCGTAAAGCGCTGCACTGGGCCAAGGAAATGGTGAGCGAGAGCAGCGACCGCAACGTGCTCAACTACAACATCCGCATCCTTGGGCGCCATGGCGTGCTGGTGATCAACGCCGTGTCAGGCATGGACCATCTGGAGATGGTGCAGGCCGAGCTGCCCTTGATCCTGGGCATGGCCCGGTTCAACGATGGCCACCGGTATGAGCAATTCGACCCTGCCACGGATGCCGTTGCCGACCAGGGCCTGGACGGCCTGATCGATGGCAAGACGCGCGAACGCGTGAAGGAGGTGATCGGCCTTGCGGTGAAGGTGGCGATCGGGGCATTCCTCGGGCTCCTCCTGCTGCTGATCGGCATCTGGTTCCTCTTCATCCGTAAGCGGCGGTGA
- the dnaJ gene encoding molecular chaperone DnaJ, with protein MSKRDPYEVLGVDRSASADDIKKAYRKLAIKYHPDKNPGDKAAEERFKEAASAYEILSDPEKKAKYDRFGHAGPQMGGGGFQGGAGMNMEDIFSQFGDIFGDAFGGGAFGGFGGRSRGRTVKGSNLRVRIKLTLEEIAHGAEKKIKVTKLVRAKGSEYGTCGTCGGSGQVRRVQSTFIGQMQTVSTCPACGGIGQTVSKRAPGSDEHGLVREEVVVPIKIPAGVEEGMQLNISGMGNEAPAGGVPGDLLVVIEEEAHPDLKRDGMNLHHEAFISMVDAALGTHIEVPLVSGKAKVKIDPGTQSNHVLRLKGKGLPSVQHHGQGDLFVHVAVWTPSDLSKEERATLEKLRHSPGFQPRPTAKDKGFFERVKEMFGH; from the coding sequence ATGAGCAAGCGCGATCCCTACGAAGTCCTCGGCGTCGACCGCAGCGCGAGCGCGGACGACATCAAGAAGGCCTACCGGAAGCTGGCCATCAAATACCACCCGGACAAGAACCCCGGGGACAAGGCTGCCGAAGAGCGCTTCAAGGAAGCGGCCTCGGCCTATGAGATCCTGAGCGACCCCGAAAAGAAGGCGAAGTACGACCGCTTCGGCCATGCCGGTCCGCAGATGGGCGGCGGGGGCTTCCAAGGCGGGGCCGGCATGAACATGGAGGATATCTTCTCCCAGTTCGGCGACATCTTCGGCGATGCCTTCGGGGGAGGCGCCTTCGGAGGCTTCGGCGGGCGGTCACGCGGCCGCACCGTCAAGGGCAGCAACCTCCGCGTGCGCATCAAGCTCACCTTGGAGGAGATCGCGCACGGCGCGGAGAAGAAGATCAAGGTGACCAAGCTGGTGCGCGCCAAGGGCAGCGAATACGGCACCTGCGGCACGTGCGGCGGCAGCGGCCAGGTGCGGCGCGTGCAGAGCACCTTCATCGGACAGATGCAGACGGTGAGCACCTGCCCGGCCTGCGGCGGCATCGGGCAGACCGTGAGCAAGCGTGCACCGGGCAGCGATGAGCACGGGCTGGTGCGCGAAGAGGTGGTGGTGCCGATCAAGATACCCGCCGGCGTGGAGGAGGGCATGCAGCTGAACATCAGCGGCATGGGCAACGAGGCCCCCGCCGGGGGCGTTCCGGGCGACCTGCTCGTGGTGATCGAGGAGGAAGCGCACCCCGACCTGAAACGTGACGGCATGAATCTGCACCACGAGGCCTTCATCAGCATGGTGGATGCGGCGCTCGGCACCCATATCGAGGTGCCGTTGGTGAGCGGCAAGGCCAAGGTGAAGATCGATCCCGGCACGCAGAGCAACCATGTCCTCCGCTTGAAGGGCAAGGGGCTCCCGAGCGTGCAGCACCACGGCCAAGGCGACCTCTTCGTGCATGTGGCGGTGTGGACGCCGAGCGACCTGAGCAAGGAGGAGCGTGCGACCTTGGAGAAGCTGCGCCACAGCCCGGGATTCCAGCCGCGGCCCACCGCCAAGGACAAGGGCTTCTTCGAGCGGGTGAAGGAGATGTTCGGGCACTGA
- a CDS encoding nucleotide exchange factor GrpE yields the protein MSERPDVSPADAAADKAAHHALPSDAQNEAERDPLSAASEAAAEHVMHDSAADGREDIAELTAELAAARADAAELKDKWIRLSAEFDNFRKRTAKERIDLIQFAGENVIKNLLPVLDDMERAIASNGKTDDIAVVREGFHLIQSKLLHILGSQGVKPMPDAKGQPFDTDRHEAITKAAAPSDELRGKVIDVVENGYTLHDKVIRYAKVVVGE from the coding sequence ATGTCGGAACGACCGGATGTCAGTCCCGCCGATGCCGCTGCTGACAAAGCGGCTCATCATGCCCTGCCCTCAGATGCCCAGAACGAAGCGGAAAGGGACCCGCTCAGCGCGGCCAGTGAAGCCGCTGCGGAGCATGTGATGCACGATTCCGCCGCGGATGGCCGCGAAGACATCGCGGAGCTGACCGCGGAGCTCGCCGCAGCGAGGGCGGATGCAGCGGAGCTGAAGGACAAATGGATCCGCCTCAGCGCCGAGTTCGACAACTTCCGCAAGCGCACCGCGAAGGAGCGGATCGACCTGATCCAGTTCGCCGGCGAGAACGTCATCAAGAACCTGCTGCCGGTGCTGGACGATATGGAGCGTGCCATCGCCAGCAACGGGAAGACCGATGACATCGCCGTGGTGCGGGAGGGCTTCCACCTCATCCAGAGCAAGCTGCTCCACATCCTCGGCAGCCAGGGCGTGAAGCCGATGCCCGATGCCAAGGGCCAGCCTTTCGACACGGACCGCCACGAGGCCATCACTAAGGCGGCCGCACCGAGCGATGAGCTCCGCGGCAAGGTGATCGACGTGGTGGAGAACGGCTACACGCTGCACGACAAGGTGATTCGCTACGCCAAGGTGGTAGTGGGCGAGTAA
- a CDS encoding M43 family zinc metalloprotease — translation MSHRTSPLRVILLLLIAMLTVPLSAQRNCGSMEYLQQQILADPDRGEFLQSIDQHAHDWAAAHGEEERAVVTIPVVFHVVWRTTAENLSDAQIQAQLNQLNADFARLNSDANQTPSIFTGVAANTEVQFCLAQRDPSGNPTTGIVRRQTTVTSFSSNDAVKYTANGGSNAWPRDSYLNIWTCNLGGGLLGYAQFPGGTAATDGVVVLFSSVGSIASPGTASPFNLGRTLTHEVGHWLNLRHIWGDATCGNDQVSDTPVHNAANSGCPAYPHYSTCTGTPVEMSMNYMDYSNDGCMNIFTLGQKTRMQALFGTGGSRAALLNSLGCVPPSGGGTCAVPGGLAASNITASSATVSWGAVSGAASYDLQYKTAASSTWTTVNTTATSFGLSGLASATTYNYQARANCSSGSSAYSAAGSFTTQSTGGCPDALEPNNSTSAPASVSLPLALNALIASSTDADYYRFTTTGTNNLGITLGNLAGDYDLRLLNSAGTQLASSANGGTTSESISYSNAPAGTYFIHVFGYNGAFSATQCYALNASATPVATSCDTWESNNSASAAKLISVNTNIQAAIGTSTDADWFRFSNTSSQRRIRIDLTNLPADYDVRLYRGTSTQVGISQNGGTANEAIILNTSTVATYYIRVYGYNGAFNASQCYTLRASISGTNFREGEFAGDHEAVVAEQVSSGPVNLYPNPAADKLNVDYLAQTETALQLTVIDAMGREVMTLQQGMPEGLSTFGLPLTDLRSGMYVLRIMEGEQVHQQRFLIER, via the coding sequence ATGAGCCACCGTACCTCTCCCTTGCGCGTGATCCTGCTCCTCCTCATTGCCATGCTCACAGTACCGCTCAGCGCCCAGCGCAACTGCGGCAGCATGGAGTACCTGCAGCAGCAGATCCTGGCCGACCCCGATCGCGGCGAGTTCCTGCAATCCATCGACCAGCACGCCCACGACTGGGCCGCGGCCCACGGCGAGGAGGAGCGCGCGGTGGTCACCATCCCGGTGGTGTTCCATGTGGTGTGGCGCACCACCGCCGAGAACCTGAGCGACGCCCAGATCCAGGCCCAGCTCAATCAGCTCAATGCCGACTTCGCGCGCCTGAACAGCGATGCCAACCAGACGCCCAGCATCTTCACCGGCGTGGCCGCCAACACCGAGGTGCAGTTCTGCCTGGCGCAGCGCGACCCCAGCGGCAACCCCACCACGGGCATCGTGCGCCGCCAGACCACGGTGACCAGCTTCAGCAGCAACGACGCGGTGAAGTACACGGCCAACGGCGGCAGCAACGCCTGGCCGCGCGACAGCTACCTGAACATCTGGACCTGCAACCTGGGCGGCGGGCTGCTCGGCTACGCGCAGTTCCCGGGCGGCACAGCCGCTACGGATGGCGTGGTGGTGCTCTTCAGCTCAGTGGGCAGCATCGCCAGCCCCGGCACGGCCTCGCCCTTCAACCTGGGCCGCACGCTTACGCATGAGGTGGGCCACTGGCTGAACCTGCGCCACATCTGGGGCGATGCCACCTGCGGCAACGACCAGGTGAGCGACACGCCGGTGCATAACGCGGCCAACAGCGGCTGCCCCGCCTATCCGCACTACAGCACCTGCACCGGGACGCCCGTGGAGATGAGCATGAACTACATGGACTACAGCAACGACGGCTGCATGAACATCTTCACGCTGGGCCAGAAGACACGCATGCAGGCGCTCTTCGGCACCGGCGGCTCGCGTGCGGCGCTGCTGAATTCCCTGGGCTGCGTGCCTCCCAGCGGTGGCGGCACCTGCGCGGTTCCCGGCGGGCTGGCCGCATCCAATATCACCGCAAGCAGCGCCACCGTGAGCTGGGGCGCGGTGAGCGGGGCGGCCAGCTATGACCTGCAGTACAAGACCGCAGCGTCCAGCACCTGGACCACGGTGAATACCACGGCCACCTCCTTCGGCCTGAGCGGCCTGGCAAGCGCCACCACCTACAACTATCAGGCGCGCGCCAACTGCAGCAGCGGAAGCAGCGCCTACAGCGCTGCTGGCAGCTTCACCACGCAGAGCACCGGCGGATGCCCCGATGCGCTGGAGCCCAACAACAGCACATCGGCGCCAGCATCAGTCAGCCTGCCGCTCGCGTTGAACGCGCTGATCGCCAGCAGCACCGACGCCGACTACTACCGGTTCACCACCACCGGCACCAACAACCTCGGTATCACGCTGGGCAACCTGGCCGGCGACTACGACCTGCGCCTGCTGAACAGCGCGGGCACCCAGCTCGCGAGCAGCGCGAACGGCGGCACCACCAGCGAGAGCATCTCCTACAGCAACGCTCCGGCCGGCACCTACTTCATCCATGTGTTCGGCTACAACGGCGCTTTCAGCGCCACGCAGTGCTACGCGCTCAATGCCAGCGCCACGCCGGTGGCCACCAGCTGCGACACGTGGGAAAGCAACAACTCGGCGAGTGCCGCCAAGCTGATCTCCGTGAACACGAACATCCAGGCCGCCATCGGCACCAGCACCGATGCGGACTGGTTCAGGTTCAGCAACACCAGCTCGCAACGGCGCATCCGCATCGACCTCACCAACCTGCCCGCCGACTACGATGTGCGCCTCTACCGGGGCACCAGCACGCAGGTGGGCATCAGCCAGAACGGCGGCACCGCCAATGAAGCCATCATCCTCAACACCTCCACGGTGGCCACCTACTACATCCGCGTGTACGGCTACAACGGCGCCTTCAATGCCAGCCAGTGCTACACGCTGAGGGCCAGCATAAGCGGCACCAACTTCCGTGAGGGAGAATTCGCCGGCGATCATGAAGCGGTGGTGGCGGAGCAGGTCTCGAGCGGCCCGGTGAACCTCTACCCCAATCCGGCGGCCGACAAGCTGAACGTCGACTACCTGGCCCAGACAGAGACCGCCCTGCAGCTGACGGTGATCGATGCGATGGGGCGCGAGGTGATGACCCTGCAGCAAGGAATGCCGGAGGGCCTGTCCACCTTCGGCCTGCCCCTCACCGACCTGCGGAGCGGCATGTATGTGCTGCGGATCATGGAAGGCGAGCAGGTGCATCAGCAGCGCTTCCTCATCGAGCGGTAA
- a CDS encoding TlpA disulfide reductase family protein, producing the protein MNPRTLMSKMRILTIAAVALLAVYGFTARNQASEAPQSGKAKVGTSIGDKAPELAFLNPDSTKVLKLSELKGKYVLIDFWASWCRPCRMENPNVVAAYQKYSKAKFADAKGFEVYSVSLDRSREQWKQAIAQDNLAWKYHVSDLKFWQSQGAQLYGVSSIPMSFLVDPNGIIIAKNLRGMALHQELDKHVKSL; encoded by the coding sequence ATGAATCCCCGTACGCTCATGTCCAAGATGCGCATCCTCACCATTGCCGCTGTGGCCCTGCTGGCCGTCTATGGCTTCACCGCCCGGAACCAGGCCTCCGAAGCCCCGCAATCGGGCAAGGCCAAAGTGGGCACCAGCATCGGCGACAAGGCGCCCGAGCTGGCCTTCCTCAATCCCGACAGCACCAAGGTGCTGAAGCTCTCCGAGCTGAAGGGCAAGTACGTGCTCATCGACTTCTGGGCCAGCTGGTGCCGCCCCTGCCGCATGGAGAACCCCAACGTGGTGGCCGCCTACCAGAAGTACAGCAAGGCCAAGTTCGCCGATGCCAAGGGCTTCGAGGTGTACAGCGTGAGCCTGGACCGCAGCCGCGAGCAGTGGAAGCAGGCCATTGCCCAGGACAACCTGGCCTGGAAGTACCACGTGAGCGACCTCAAGTTCTGGCAATCGCAGGGCGCCCAGCTCTACGGCGTGAGCTCCATCCCCATGAGCTTCCTGGTGGACCCGAACGGCATCATCATCGCCAAGAACCTGCGCGGCATGGCACTGCACCAGGAGTTGGACAAGCACGTGAAGAGCCTGTAA
- the murA gene encoding UDP-N-acetylglucosamine 1-carboxyvinyltransferase: MHSFRIEGGRRLKGELVPQGAKNEALQILCAVLLTSEPMTIHNIPDIVDVNKLIELLRAMGVSVEKLAPGSYRFQAKSVNLEFFLDPEYKRMGGSLRGSVMVAGPALARFGRGYIPSPGGDKIGRRRMDTHFTGFERLGAEIRYDAKEGFYRAEAKQLKGCYMLLDEASVTGTANIIMAAVLAQGRTTIFNAACEPYIQQLCHMLVRMGARIEGIGSNLLRIDGVRELGGTEHRMLPDMIEIGSFIGLAAMTRSEITIKDTGYDHLGIIPDVFRRLGIVVVRKGDDIYIPAQEHYTITRFIDGSNMIIADAPWPGFTPDLLSIVLVTATQAKGSVLIHQKMFESRLFFTDKLIEMGAQITLCDPHRALVIGHDFQIPLRAIRMTSPDIRAGVSLLIAALSAEGTSTIDNIEQIRRGYQDIEGRLNAIGAKIEVV, encoded by the coding sequence ATGCACAGCTTCCGAATCGAGGGCGGCCGACGGCTGAAGGGCGAACTGGTGCCGCAGGGCGCCAAGAACGAAGCCCTGCAGATCCTCTGCGCGGTGCTCCTCACCAGCGAGCCCATGACCATCCACAACATCCCCGACATCGTGGATGTGAACAAGCTCATCGAGCTGCTGCGCGCCATGGGCGTATCCGTGGAGAAGCTCGCTCCGGGCAGCTACCGGTTCCAGGCGAAGTCGGTGAACCTGGAGTTCTTCCTCGATCCGGAGTACAAGCGCATGGGGGGCAGCCTGCGCGGCAGCGTGATGGTGGCCGGTCCGGCCTTGGCGCGCTTCGGACGCGGCTACATCCCCAGCCCGGGCGGCGACAAGATCGGGCGGCGCCGGATGGATACGCACTTCACGGGCTTCGAGCGGCTGGGCGCCGAGATCCGGTACGATGCGAAGGAGGGCTTCTACCGCGCCGAGGCCAAGCAGCTCAAAGGCTGCTACATGCTGCTCGATGAGGCCAGCGTGACCGGCACGGCCAACATCATCATGGCCGCCGTGCTCGCCCAGGGGCGCACCACCATCTTCAACGCCGCCTGCGAGCCCTACATCCAGCAACTGTGCCATATGCTCGTCCGCATGGGCGCCCGCATCGAGGGCATCGGCAGCAACCTGCTGCGCATCGATGGCGTGCGGGAACTGGGCGGCACCGAGCACCGCATGCTGCCGGACATGATCGAGATCGGCTCCTTCATCGGGCTCGCGGCCATGACACGGAGCGAGATCACCATCAAGGACACCGGGTACGACCACCTGGGCATCATCCCCGATGTCTTCCGCCGCCTGGGCATCGTGGTGGTGCGCAAGGGCGACGATATCTACATCCCGGCCCAGGAGCACTACACCATCACCCGCTTCATCGACGGCAGCAACATGATCATCGCCGATGCGCCGTGGCCGGGCTTCACCCCCGACCTGCTCAGCATCGTGCTCGTCACCGCCACCCAGGCCAAGGGAAGCGTGCTCATCCACCAGAAGATGTTCGAGAGCCGCCTGTTCTTCACGGACAAGCTCATCGAGATGGGGGCCCAGATCACGCTGTGCGACCCGCACCGCGCGCTGGTCATCGGCCACGATTTCCAGATCCCGTTGCGCGCCATCCGCATGACCAGTCCCGACATCCGGGCCGGGGTCTCGCTGCTCATCGCCGCGCTCAGCGCCGAAGGCACCAGCACCATCGACAACATCGAGCAGATCCGCCGCGGCTACCAGGACATCGAGGGCCGGCTGAACGCCATCGGCGCCAAGATCGAGGTGGTGTGA
- a CDS encoding DUF4290 domain-containing protein: MSSIPFDYNTQRPRLIIPEYGRNVQRMVQHCMDLEDREQRTRAAKAIIQVIARLNPQLRNSDTFERTLWDHLHIMSEFKLDVDAPYPKPTPEELDSKPERVPYPQSEIKFGHYGKMVQRMAAQCAAMEPGEKRDAYALLIANLMKRQFLAWNRDTVPDGVILKDLSDLSAGKVRPAPDAQLAQTADLLRAQQSGPRNEVDTRKRQGGKKRHRNRRKNRF, from the coding sequence ATGAGCAGCATCCCGTTCGACTACAACACGCAGCGCCCGCGGCTGATCATCCCCGAGTACGGCCGCAACGTGCAGCGCATGGTGCAGCATTGCATGGACCTGGAGGACCGCGAGCAGCGCACGCGCGCGGCCAAAGCCATCATCCAGGTCATCGCCCGGCTGAACCCGCAGCTGCGCAACAGCGACACCTTCGAGCGAACGCTGTGGGACCACCTCCACATCATGAGCGAGTTCAAGCTGGATGTGGACGCCCCGTACCCCAAGCCCACGCCCGAGGAGCTCGACAGCAAGCCCGAGCGCGTGCCCTACCCGCAGTCGGAGATCAAATTCGGGCACTACGGCAAGATGGTGCAGCGCATGGCAGCGCAATGCGCGGCCATGGAGCCCGGCGAGAAGCGCGATGCCTATGCGCTGCTGATCGCCAACCTGATGAAGCGGCAGTTCCTGGCCTGGAACCGTGACACGGTGCCCGATGGCGTTATCCTGAAGGACCTGAGCGACCTGAGCGCGGGGAAGGTGCGCCCTGCCCCGGACGCCCAGCTGGCCCAGACCGCCGACCTGCTCCGCGCACAGCAGAGCGGTCCGCGCAACGAGGTGGATACGCGCAAGCGTCAGGGCGGCAAGAAGCGGCACCGCAACCGCCGGAAGAACCGTTTCTGA
- a CDS encoding glycosyltransferase: MRPQVFINTRFNIVLKEAIERVDKAGAPTGTEAWLQRRFDLFESTCLPSLMAQTDPDFTWLVFFSHRTPQPFLTRIAEIQRRFPAFTPCFLQDGELQVRRYRQEVRQRLGPSDTHVITGRIDNDDAFHRTYVERLRSEFHGQEDEIINFLNGIQYDMDRGVAVDLRKPSNPFIARIERVKEGALKTVLDVMHHQAQDTGLLRDVENREPLWLQLIHGGNVLNRLASGRVRFGIDLNLEFGLVGALRFNRMAAVRVAAEHLIGRPLSRARSLWRRAIGR; this comes from the coding sequence ATGCGGCCCCAGGTCTTCATCAACACCCGCTTCAACATCGTGCTGAAGGAGGCCATCGAGCGGGTGGACAAGGCCGGCGCGCCCACTGGCACCGAGGCCTGGCTGCAGCGCCGGTTCGACCTCTTCGAGAGCACCTGCCTGCCCAGCCTGATGGCGCAGACCGACCCGGACTTCACCTGGCTCGTGTTCTTCAGCCACCGTACGCCACAGCCCTTCCTGACGCGCATCGCGGAGATCCAGCGCCGCTTCCCGGCCTTCACGCCGTGCTTCCTGCAGGATGGCGAACTGCAGGTGCGGCGCTACCGCCAGGAGGTCCGCCAGCGGCTAGGCCCCTCCGACACCCACGTCATCACCGGCCGCATCGACAACGACGACGCCTTCCACCGCACCTATGTAGAGCGCCTGCGTTCGGAGTTCCATGGACAGGAGGATGAGATCATCAACTTCCTCAACGGTATCCAGTACGACATGGACCGCGGCGTGGCCGTCGACCTGCGCAAGCCGAGCAATCCGTTCATCGCGCGGATCGAGCGGGTGAAGGAGGGGGCGCTGAAGACCGTGCTCGATGTGATGCACCATCAGGCCCAGGATACGGGCCTGCTCCGCGATGTGGAGAACAGGGAGCCGCTCTGGCTTCAGCTGATCCACGGCGGCAATGTGCTCAATCGCCTGGCCAGCGGGCGTGTGCGCTTCGGCATCGACCTGAACCTGGAATTCGGGCTCGTCGGGGCGCTGCGCTTCAATCGCATGGCGGCGGTGCGCGTGGCCGCGGAGCACCTCATCGGCCGCCCGCTGTCCCGCGCCCGGTCCCTCTGGCGCAGGGCCATCGGCCGCTGA
- a CDS encoding UvrD-helicase domain-containing protein: MNYLDGLNPAQRAAVEATEGPMMVIAGAGSGKTRVLTVRIAHLMAAKGVDPFRILALTFTNKAAREMKERIAKILGAQGSTEARNLWMGTFHSVFSRILRAEADKLGYPKDFTIYDTDDSRSVIKSILKEWQLDDKLYKPNQVHARISIAKNNLIGPLEYLANGELMAGDAAVGREKIGEIYKAYAEKCFRAGAMDFDDLLYNTALLFRDHPDAMVKYQSRFQYILVDEYQDTNLVQYQIVKTLAARHENLTVVGDDSQSIYAFRGANIQNILNFRSDYADHKLFKLEQNYRSTKTIVGAANSLIEKNKDQIKKTIWTDNSEGEKIRVHRALSDNEEGAFVAHSIFETKMQNQVPNKGFAILYRTNAQSRSMEEALRKLNIPYRIYGGLSFYQRKEIKDLISYFRLVCNPRDEEALKRVINYPTRGIGQTTVDKLLVASAERQMPVWDVILNHLQELDFHGGTRKALADFVLMIQAFQSQLATHSAAVLGEEIARRTGILKELFADKTPEGVSRYENIQELLAGMKEFSDAQAEGIDVPRTLSDFLIDVALLTDADNDDPNDNDRVSLMTIHAAKGLEFPYVHVVGLEEELFPNMMSVQSRADLEEERRLFYVALTRAEKRCTLSYAMSRYKWGNLTASEPSRFIDEIDPKYLEMPRQAERPALFGGFDRNTPPWARKAAGSDRASDEHSSKPVYGRERSAPGIAKAAPYAKPTPPARTPTSTEPERKNLKRISASGTPLQATSTLGAMATEIAEGQTVEHERFGKGKVLKVEGTPPDLKATVFFPSAGQKQLLLRFAKLTVVEG, encoded by the coding sequence ATGAATTACCTCGACGGCCTGAACCCCGCGCAGCGCGCCGCCGTGGAGGCCACCGAAGGCCCCATGATGGTGATCGCCGGCGCGGGCAGCGGCAAGACGCGCGTGCTCACCGTGCGCATCGCCCACCTGATGGCGGCCAAGGGCGTGGACCCCTTCCGCATCCTCGCCCTCACCTTCACCAACAAGGCGGCGCGCGAGATGAAGGAGCGGATCGCGAAGATCCTGGGCGCACAGGGCAGCACCGAGGCGCGCAACCTGTGGATGGGCACTTTCCACAGCGTGTTCAGCCGCATACTCCGCGCCGAAGCCGACAAGCTGGGCTACCCGAAGGACTTCACGATCTACGACACCGACGACAGCCGCAGCGTGATCAAGTCGATCCTGAAGGAGTGGCAGCTCGATGACAAGCTGTACAAGCCCAATCAGGTGCATGCGCGCATCAGCATCGCGAAGAACAACCTCATCGGGCCGTTGGAGTACCTGGCCAACGGCGAGCTGATGGCCGGCGATGCCGCCGTGGGCCGCGAGAAGATCGGCGAGATCTACAAGGCCTATGCGGAGAAGTGCTTCCGTGCGGGCGCCATGGACTTCGATGACCTGCTCTACAACACCGCCCTGCTGTTCCGCGACCACCCGGACGCGATGGTGAAGTACCAGAGCCGCTTCCAGTACATCCTGGTGGACGAGTACCAGGACACGAACCTGGTGCAGTACCAGATCGTGAAGACGCTGGCCGCGCGCCACGAGAACCTCACCGTGGTGGGCGACGACAGCCAGAGCATCTACGCCTTCCGCGGCGCCAACATCCAGAACATCCTCAACTTCCGCAGCGATTACGCCGACCACAAGCTCTTCAAGCTCGAGCAGAACTACCGCAGCACGAAGACCATCGTGGGCGCGGCCAATTCGCTCATCGAGAAGAACAAGGACCAGATCAAGAAGACCATCTGGACCGACAACAGCGAGGGCGAGAAGATCCGCGTGCACCGCGCCCTCAGCGACAATGAGGAGGGCGCCTTCGTGGCCCACAGCATCTTCGAGACCAAGATGCAGAACCAGGTGCCGAACAAGGGCTTCGCCATCCTGTACCGCACCAACGCGCAGAGCCGCAGCATGGAGGAGGCGCTGCGCAAGCTCAACATCCCCTACCGCATCTACGGCGGCCTCAGCTTCTACCAGCGCAAGGAGATCAAGGACCTGATCAGCTACTTCCGCCTGGTGTGCAACCCGCGCGATGAGGAGGCCCTGAAGCGCGTGATCAACTACCCGACGCGCGGCATCGGTCAGACCACGGTGGATAAGCTGCTGGTGGCCTCGGCCGAGCGGCAGATGCCCGTCTGGGACGTGATCCTGAACCACCTGCAGGAACTCGACTTCCACGGCGGCACGCGCAAGGCCCTGGCCGATTTCGTGCTGATGATCCAGGCCTTCCAGTCTCAGCTGGCCACGCACAGCGCTGCGGTGCTGGGCGAGGAGATCGCGCGGCGCACGGGCATCCTGAAGGAGCTCTTCGCCGACAAGACGCCCGAGGGCGTGAGCCGCTACGAGAACATCCAGGAGCTGCTCGCCGGCATGAAGGAGTTCAGCGATGCACAGGCCGAGGGCATCGACGTGCCGCGCACGCTGAGCGACTTCCTCATCGACGTGGCGCTGCTCACGGACGCCGACAATGACGACCCCAACGACAACGACCGCGTGAGCCTGATGACCATACACGCGGCGAAGGGCCTGGAGTTCCCCTACGTGCACGTGGTGGGCCTCGAAGAAGAGCTCTTCCCGAACATGATGAGCGTGCAGAGCCGCGCCGACCTGGAAGAGGAGCGCCGCCTGTTCTATGTGGCCTTGACGCGTGCCGAGAAGCGCTGCACGCTGAGCTACGCCATGAGCCGCTACAAATGGGGCAACCTCACCGCCAGCGAGCCCAGCCGCTTCATCGACGAGATCGACCCGAAGTACCTGGAGATGCCGCGGCAGGCCGAACGGCCCGCGCTCTTCGGCGGCTTCGACCGCAATACACCTCCATGGGCACGCAAGGCGGCAGGGAGCGACCGCGCCAGCGACGAGCATTCATCCAAACCGGTGTATGGCCGCGAACGCAGCGCACCCGGCATCGCGAAGGCGGCCCCCTATGCCAAGCCAACGCCGCCCGCGCGCACACCAACCTCCACCGAACCGGAACGCAAGAACCTGAAGCGCATCAGCGCCAGCGGCACGCCCCTGCAGGCCACCAGCACCCTGGGCGCCATGGCCACCGAGATCGCCGAGGGCCAGACCGTGGAGCACGAGCGCTTCGGCAAGGGCAAGGTGCTGAAGGTGGAAGGCACCCCGCCCGACCTCAAGGCCACGGTCTTCTTCCCCAGCGCCGGGCAGAAGCAACTGCTGCTGCGCTTCGCGAAGCTGACGGTGGTGGAAGGCTGA